The sequence TGTAAAATGATAAATTTATGTACAAAATTAGGGCACTCTTTTTCCCCTTTTTCTTCTAGGGGTTTTAACGAGGCCCTTCTTCAATTGTAAGCTGTGAATGCAATTGTTTATTGATCAAGTATCTGTACATCGATATTGAATTATTATATCAAGGCCATCACATGAAAAGAAATATTGGCTTTGTCCAAATTTTGTGTTAGTTTTCAGTTCATTATCTAATGTCCAAATATGGCTTGATGTACtatattattttagataaatGTTTTTGTCTCATTTTTAACACTACATTGCAATCAACATTAATTAATTTGCATAGTTGCTAATTCTGATTTTTTTACCTCTCCTACCGCAAGAGTGGATATTGTACAGGAGTTTCAAAACAAAGAGAAAGTAGTAACAAAATTGATGATCAAGTACTGTAGCAGCACGTTAGCTCGTACTCTTATCTTAATGTTGGTGCTTTCTCTACTCCTCCTCAATTGTCAGATGATTGGGACCAGGATGCACCTATGGAAATTGAAGATGACGAAGCTACAAAACCTGAAGGATGGTTAGATGATGAGCTCGAGGGAATTGAGGATCCAGAGGCATCTAAACCTGAAGATTGGGACGACAAGGAGGACGGTGAATGGGAGGATCTAAAATTGAAAACCCCAAGTGTGAGGAGGCACCTGGCTGCGGTGAGTAGAAGAGGCCAATGACGAGGAACCCAGCATACAAGGCTATTTACAAGGGTATATGGAAGCTTCAGCAAATTCCAAATCCCATCTACTTTGAACTTGACCTGATTATGAGCTTATTGCTGCAATTGGCATCAAAATCTCAACAATGCAAGATGGCATGTTCATTTTGATAGCAAATGACGAGAAGATTGCAGAATCATACAAGCAGACAAAATGGAAGCCCAAATTTGACGTGGAGAAAGAGAAACAGAAGGCCGAGGAAGAAGCAAGCTGTGTATCCAATCGTCTTTAAGGCATGCAGGTAGAGCTGGCCAAGTGTGCGGTCCGTGCGTGCCGggccgggccgcacacgggttGAACACTCGGTAAGTGAACACTGAACCGGACCGCTGAATTACGAATCGGGCTCGGGCCGGGTTTGAACCGTGATTACAGGATTCGTAACCGGACCGTAAGAATTCACGAACCGGGCCGTGCGGGTTGAATCACGAACCGGGCCGTGCGGGTTGAGCCGTGTGCACCGGGCTGGTATTAAAGCTCATTTTTAGTTTGGAGATAATTACTAAAACAGTTCAAGTACTCTATTTCCTTGCTGTTTGATCTAGATTTGTGATTTCTGAAGTTGTTGAAGTGACTGTTAAGTGAATTCTAGTTGCACTTAGCTCGTTTCCAGTAGATTTAGTTGTTTTACTGTATCCATAGTAGAAAATCATAAATGAATTAGTTGTAGCTTATATACCTGGTAGATTTAGTGTACTGTGGATTTAGTGAATTGGAGGAAGATGGAAGTTACAGAGATTTGTTGTCAAGTTCAACTATGAGCACCAAGTGTTTGATAAATTCTCAgaatgaaagaagaaagaagatgTTGTGCGGGCCGGCTCGGGCTGTGCGGGCTGGCTTGTCGTGCGGCTCGTGCGGGCTCGTGCGGGCTCGTGCGGTCCCGGGTTCTAAAATTGGTATTCGTGTTCGGTTCACCTGAATTACCGAgctgtgcgggtttgaaccggcccgGTTCGGTCCGAATTTTTTACGGTTTCGGTACGAACCGGTCCCGAATGAGCGGTTCAAACCCGCCCATTTGGCCAGCTCTACATGCAGGTAATGGCTCAGGTTGcctttttctaatgcatatatgCGGTTTTAGGGGTCTAACTAGTTAATTACCTTGTTCTATCTTGTTATTGCAGAAGAAGGTGTTTGACCTCCTCTACATGATTCCAGACATTCCTTTCCTTCAGAATCACAAATTCAAAGTTTTGGTAGTTAACTATGGACTATTGTCTATTTCCTTCTTATGTGTTATGTCGTCTAGTCCATTTTAATGTGGTTGTACTGTCCATCAACTGGTTTATCTGAACTTGTCTTGCAGGATGCTGTCGAAAAAGCTGAGAAGCAACTAAATCTCACAATTGGTGTATTTGTCTCCATTGTGGTGGTTATTTTCTCAGTTCTACTAATAGTTCTTTTTGGTAGAAAATATAAGCCCGTATCTCCAAGTCAGAACCTTTCTTGTAGTGGATTAAAAGAGATACTTTTTTGATGATTCTAACAGTCTTGTGCCTTCTACTTCTTTTTTGTCACTGCTGAAGCTAAGAAGACTGATGCAGCTGAGCCTTCAAACATTCAGGAAAGTAACGAGAAGAAGAAAGAGGACAGTGAGTATACCATAGCAGCACCTCGGAGAAGGAATGTTCAGCACGATGACTGAGATGGATGGAGAATAGCCCATTTTGAAAGTGGTAATGTTGTAGCCATAGAATTAGTGGCAGACCACCTGGCTTGATAGTTACAACGGAAAGAGTTTCTGATCTACTTTTGATTCTTCAAGTGTAGTTTTGAGCTTTTGGCTCTGTTAGATCATAGATTTCCAAGTTATTAGTTTATTTGATCGATTTGAGCAATCGTTACGCAAGCTGCATTCCAGGTGTGTACGGATCTTACTCGTGTGTCCTTTCAGATAGTGGCTATAGAAGTTGTTGGTGGTGGAAATTTCTGCATCCAGTTAGTAGCTTACCAGAAAGAGGCCTCTATCATTCAGCAAAAACTTGCTTCTTTGAAGcttcaagaagctcccacacttggtTCCTTCAATCCCGAGAAGAGCGATCTTCTCCTTGCACAGTTCAGGGAAGATAATTCCCGGTACAGAGCAATGGAGGGATAAATTTACAGTTTGCGATTTCTAAAACCTAGTCAAACTGCATCATCACCACATGTAGCTAACTTGCATATTTTGGAGATTAGCATAAACATGACTTCAAAATAGTATTTTGACATTTATGCTCAAGTGGAAACATTAGTCAGGTACATCACATATAAGCTTAATTACTTCTACCTTCTACTGAAAGATGCATTTGTGACATTAGCTTATGTTAGGTGCTCTTGGTATGTGCCATAGACTTGTTTGATTTCTTTGTTATCTCACCAAGAGAGTGCACTTAATTAGATTGTTTACTTATATGTCATGCTCCCGTTGTTTCATTATAGCTCATCATAGTATAAAATTTTGATCTATCCTGATATTGTTTCCAATTAAAATGTGAAGATAGAGGATGTTCCTCAAGGTGTTGCTCGGTCTGCAAAAGCTAGATTTGAAGTGTTCTACATCGATTATGGAACCCCAGAACTTGATTCCAACAGTTGTCTGCGACCTTGGGATTATTCTGTGAAAAAATCATCAGGCCTTGCTCACATACGCGGCCTTGCTCATGTCAAGGTCCCGAGCTGGAAAGAAAGAAAATTACGGTAAGGGGGCAGCTTTTCTTAGGAGGCATTTGAATGCACCATGAGAATGGTAATCAAGAGAATTGAGGATATGGTGATGTGGGTTAATGGGATATATAAATTCAAATTCCACCTACTTTAATGGCATTTTAAAGAAGATTAGTAATGGggagaaataaatattttattattagaaataaaataaggTATGGCTCAAGAATCCTTTGAAATAAGAAAGGTGAGGAAGCTCTTAACATTTTACGTAGCCACTAGGATGCTCCTAGTGTAATCTTCATAACTACTATAAACAATAACGCTCCTAGTGATTTAGGATCACCTACTTTTATGACATTAAAAGAAGATTAGTAACGAAGagaaattaatatattattagAATAAAATAAGTGATGGATCAAGATTCCTTGAAAATAAGGAGATGATGCTCTTAACTTTTTAAGTAGCCACTAGGAGGCTGTGGAGCAAGATTCCGTTACAAATTCCTTATATTTCAACTTTGGAGACAATATAGTTAGTCTCTTGGAGTTGCTCGTCATTAAATAGGTGGGGAGGTAAATGTGAATGTACAAGGTCAACTAGCACTATGAAATGAAAAGGAGTAAGGTAATAACCCCCCCCCCCAACCCCTCCCAAACCAATCCAGGTAAAGAAACATACATTATCACATGGCTTCGTCATAAACACTGCTAATTATATAAAACCACTATTAAGGTGTAGAAGGAAAAAAAATTGTTTGTATGATGTACAAAATGTCTAACACAAGTTAATTGCTGGATGCTAGCAATATACTTAAACATTAATGTGAATATGTGatttaaacaaaattagctaGTACCAACCAAATCACCATAATACATTAAAAGTATGTCAGTACACATCCACAATGCTAATATATCTTGATAGCAAGGTTCTTATTGCTAAAGCAATAATGAAAGTCATACTTTAGCTAGAAAACACCATGGTAAATACGAACATTGCATCTGAGTTTCTACAGATGACCATAAGAGTCAAGTTCTTAAATCAAACCACGTAAAAACAATTACCTGATCGACCTTCAGTCCATCATCAATCGCTACGCTTGTACGATGAATGCTTCCTAGCACCCCTTGCATTCTCATACTCAAATTTCAACACATGTGGTATATGTGAAGTATCCTTAAAATACAACACGCTCCCAATTGGACTCTCTTCAATCATAGGAAAAAAAGGCCTGAGCTTGTAATTAACAATCCAAAACCAACCCCCACCGAGCACAGCACCCAACGTAGCACCCGCAAACACCTGTACAACACTATGGTATCCCAAATAAACTCTGGAAATCAAAGTAAGCACTGCCATTGGCCAAACCACATACCCAACAATCCCCATTTGGTTTCTACTCAAAACCCCAAACTTGGTTTGAGTTAAAAGGGTATAATAAACACTAAAAAAGAACATAAATTGCGAATGACTGGAAGGCCAGCCATGAGAATCACAAGATTCAAGAAGCTCACAAGTAATAGGCCTAGCTTGTTTAACAGTAGATTTAATAAGCTCATTAATAAACTGAGAAATAACTAAACCAACAGCAAAGAACAAGCCTTGAAGCTCTCTACGAAACAACAAATGACAAGTGAATCCACAAAGACTTATAAAAACAGGAACAAGAGATACCCAAGCCAAGAAATACCCAAAATAATCTCCTTTCTGGTACCTAACATGGGTCAGTGTCACAGCTCTAAGGGGGATGtgagacatgattttgattgTGTGTATAGATTATACACACAAATTTGTAAGAATCTTGAAATGGGTAGGTGTGAAATAGGATAAAGATCGGAATTTTATTGTATAAATTGTGGGATTAATGAAGAATGATGATCAAAAAGATCAAGATTCAAGAATGGGGGCTTAGACAATGTTGGGCTTGATCTGATTTTGGGGATAAATCGGAGAGAAAATAGGGAAGCAATGACTCGGAGATTTTGTAAgtaaatattttctttaaataaaataaaagtaaagTTTACAGTGTTGTGTTTGTCAGTGTGTGTAAGAGGACTAGGTGAAGCAACATTCATAGAGATAGAATGAACACACGCACACCAAATTTATTGGCAAGTTTGTGATTATGTTTCCACAGAAGTTGTCATTGAAAGTTTACTTGAAAGCAGTTCGTATGAAACTTGTGCTTTTTAGTGTATCTGAAATTTTGTAAAAATATGCTTAAAATATAAACACTTGCTCCGTTCCATATTACATTTTAGATTTTTCCCAACAAATTCTACTTTCTAATTTTAGCACAGAATGACAAACCTTATATGATATGATACATTCTTATATGCTTTGATGATTGATCAATAATTAGCTCGTGTGTTTCTAGTATACATAGTACAATTTTTAAATGGAAGACGCAAAATGAATAGAAGTGTAAATACTTTTTTATGCAATATTTTGGGAGCCTTTGAACTCAAAATTTTTAACATAATATACAGAGACATATAGAGGTATAACATAATACATTTATGATTGTGATAGACATACAGTTTTGTTCCACCTCTACAACAACCTGGGCTCTTGTACTTACAATCTTTAACTACGGCTTTTAAAACAAGCAGAAGCAGGTGATTCAAGAGAAACAGACGACATGTAAGGCCGTTGAAAAGGCTATCTCAAGGTTTGTCTGGTCTCCATTCACATACAGGGCAGTCCTAAGAATAACTTTTTGTCACTGCTCCATTTAGTATCATTCAATCCCGTAGTCCTCCCCAAAGTATTTGTCGACCAATTCATTAGCCATGTTTCTGAGGTCTTCATTTTCATGAAACTGAAACCTCTCCATGGCATCAATGCCATCCTCTCTCTCAACAAGCTTTGGACCCTCGTCATTAGGCACCCCCCTTAGAACCTGAAGGTTAGAAAAACCACAGAGACATTATTTAGACAGATTCACAAGAAAAACCCCTAAGCCTTGAGGATTACTTGAAATGGGAACATGAAAAGTTGAAGCTATATAGTATTATGCATTATTGTGCTTTTGCTTGTTTGCATCATTATGCACAACTTCTTCACAACCAAAGCAATGAAGTGAGCAAGTCATGATACTTTAATGTTTCTATACAATGTTCTTGCGGATGATTAATCCAACATAAAAAATAGCAAAGGCATTAACTTTGTGAAGAATCTGAAACAGTGTTTTTCTGACAAGGGCCCTAAGAAGCCAACAAATAAACCTGTCAGATAACACTAAAATTGTCCATTGACATTATAAAGTACAAAATGGACATTAATTCCCAGAGCTATAAATTGGTAAGGCACACCCTTAATTTCTAGATTACAGAAAATCATATACTAGCAATCAAAAAGAAGGAAATGGTAATGAAAAGAAACAAAATAAATTAGTTTTCCTGTTGAAACACAAGATATTATCAAGAGAACTAATCTTCAATCAGTTACAAAAAATAACATGAGATCTAAATCACATGTGAGTTAGCTGTCCAGAATCTAGTGGATGCATAGTCGACTTTCAAGGACAGGTAAagtatttaatttaatatatataactCAGTAGACACAATCACAACCAAACAAGTAAGTCTCTGACAATTGGCCCATTATATTTAGAATATTAAATCCAGTTCCACAGTGTTATTCTGGATGAGATTGGGTTAAAGGGAAattcttaattatttaataaatcaTATAAAAGAAGGGGGGAGAAGAGAAGAAGTTTTTACATAATGTAAAGCCATATTAATCAGCGAAAGGATTTTCACAGAAGAACCAGCATTCATACCAGTTCAATGAATTGAAGTCCTAGTCTTGCAGCCTCAATATCAGCGGATCTAACTAAATCAATAAAACCACGAAGGCATCCTCTTCCAACAAGATAAATCAAGTGGTCCAGTATTAGATTAGGCCGTCCAGAAACTTCTGCTGGGGCAACACAGAGATTCCCTAGAACATATGCTACTTCTTTTCTTATGTCAAATGTTGCTGTTGTAAAAAGGTGCAACAATGATGAAACTGCCTTGCTCGAGAATATTAACCGCTTGTGTTCAACAGACCCAGCAGCTATATTGGATAGCACCCAAGAAGCTTCCTGCAAAAAGAATGGAGCATGCAATGAGTATAGTAAAGTCAACTTTCATAAAAGATAAGCAAGATCAAACTTACCTTCTTCAACACACGGTGCTCGCTTTTCAGACATTTAATTAGTGCAGCTACAACATTATCTGCAAATGTTGTATTTTTAAGATATAATGAGTAGTCAAAGTTAAAGTTTCTCAGTCAAAAGTAATTGCAAGTAAAAACTTGCCTGTGATTCCATGTCCAGGAACCAGGACAACATTTGTTGTGCGCGCGTCACCAGCCACAAGATTACCTAAACTCCGCAGTACCTAAAGAGAAATATTAATATTAGACTTAGCTTACCTGTATCGTTTTATTGCTTAACAACATTTTTGTATCTTTAGATAGATAGAATAACAAACAGTTCTACAGActacatgtacatgatgtgaactGTTCGCCTATGCTTAGGATGGGATGCTCGCAGGCCAAATTCTGTGTTCAACCGTGATTTAACCTTCATTTTTCCTGCACATGTTTACAGCATCTATCCCAATTGACCAACTCCCTGGGAGTTAAATATTAATCTTGTCTAGGCTCCTATGACTTGCAGGGCAGTGTTAAAATGTGTTGATAAAACCCATATTCGTGGATCTATTACTGCATGAACAATACTCAATAAttcataattcaaatatataaCATAATGAACATCACAACTTTTTAAAAGA is a genomic window of Apium graveolens cultivar Ventura unplaced genomic scaffold, ASM990537v1 ctg1923, whole genome shotgun sequence containing:
- the LOC141700205 gene encoding lipid phosphate phosphatase gamma, translating into MSHIPLRAVTLTHVRYQKGDYFGYFLAWVSLVPVFISLCGFTCHLLFRRELQGLFFAVGLVISQFINELIKSTVKQARPITCELLESCDSHGWPSSHSQFMFFFSVYYTLLTQTKFGVLSRNQMGIVGYVVWPMAVLTLISRVYLGYHSVVQVFAGATLGAVLGGGWFWIVNYKLRPFFPMIEESPIGSVLYFKDTSHIPHVLKFEYENARGARKHSSYKRSD